The genomic interval TGATTGAAGCAAGAGTCGATCGGGCTGATTTTGAAGCAGTCGGTATCGTGCATATTTTTCACGGTATGGCAGAACATATGGATCGCTATGTAGCCTTAGTTGAAAAGTTGAATCAACAAGGCTATCATGTCATTCGCCACAATCATCGTGGACACGGCTGTGATGTCGACGGTGTTCGCGGCCATTTTGATTCAATTGCACAAGTCGTTCAAGATGCTTTTGAAATTCAAAGTACGCTGAAAGCTCAATTCAATCTTCATTTGCCTCTAATCATCATTGGGCATTCGATGGGTTCTATTATTGCGCGTCAGTTTGTACAAACGTTCCCGCAAGCAGTACAAGGTCTTGTTTTGAGTGGTACAGGCTACTTTCCAAAATGGTATTATTTCGTCAACTTACCTTTACTTAAAATCATTACGCTCGTATGTGGCAAGAAGCGGCGAATGAAATGGCTCAATCATATGACAACCGGACGCTTTAATAAAAATTTCAAGCCGATGCGTACGACGAGTGATTGGCTCAGCTCTGATAAGACAGAAGTCGATCAATTTATTCAAGACCCGCACACTGGTTTTCTCGTCTCCAATCAACTTATTTTCAGTGTGCTTCAAACGATGATGCGCACGTCACGTGTTAAAAATATTTCGCAAATGAATCTCGAGTTACCGATTTTACTCATTTCAGGCAAAGATGATCCGTTTGGAGGTAGTGGTAAAGGAATTCGGCGTTTCGGTAAAATTTTAAAAAGAGGCGGCATTCATCATATTACAGTTCAACTATACAAAAATAAAAGACATGAAGTTTTATTTGAAAAAGATAAAGAAACGGTATGGCGACATATGTTAGACTGGATGAGTCGACAAATTATTAAAAAGCAAAAAGTAGGTGAACGGGGTGTCACAAAATAAACCCTTTATCGTAGCCATTGTAGGTCCAACCGCAAGTGGCAAAACGGAACTCGGTGTCGCACTCGCTAAAGCTATCGATGGTGAAGTGATCAGCGGCGATTCAATGCAAGTCTATCAAGGCATGGATATCGGAACTGCCAAAGTAAGTGCGGATGAAACGGATGGTATCCCCCACCATCTCATCGATATTTTAAAACCGGATGAAACGTATTCAGCGTATGATTTTCAACAACAAGCCCAACATTTAATCACGGACATTACAGCGCGTGGTAAAGTGCCGATTATTGTAGGTGGCACAGGGTTGTATATTCAGTCCGTGATTTACGATTATCAATTTGATGATGAAACCATTTCTCCTGAAACTGAACAACGTGTTGCTAAACAAATGGCGGAATTGAAATCTTACACAAATGAAGCATTACATGACTATCTTGGTACTTTTGATCCTGATTCACAGCGAGAAATTCATCCTAATAATCGCAAAAGAGTGGAACGCGCCATTAGCTATTACTTAAGTACAAAAAAAGTTTTAAGTAATCGCAAGAAAAGTACCCAATTGACTGAAAATTATGATACATTATTAGTAGGGATAAAAACGTCGCGCGACACCTTATATTCTAGAATAAATAGTCGCGTAGACATGATGTTGTCTCATGGTTTATTGGATGAAGTGCAAGAACTTATTGAATTAGGTTATGAATCGTGTCAAAGTATGCAAGCGATCGGTTATAAAGAAATCATACCGGTTATTAAA from Staphylococcus sp. MI 10-1553 carries:
- the miaA gene encoding tRNA (adenosine(37)-N6)-dimethylallyltransferase MiaA; the encoded protein is MSQNKPFIVAIVGPTASGKTELGVALAKAIDGEVISGDSMQVYQGMDIGTAKVSADETDGIPHHLIDILKPDETYSAYDFQQQAQHLITDITARGKVPIIVGGTGLYIQSVIYDYQFDDETISPETEQRVAKQMAELKSYTNEALHDYLGTFDPDSQREIHPNNRKRVERAISYYLSTKKVLSNRKKSTQLTENYDTLLVGIKTSRDTLYSRINSRVDMMLSHGLLDEVQELIELGYESCQSMQAIGYKEIIPVIKNEMPLDKAITLLKQHSRNYAKRQMTWFTNKLNVHWLDREKMSLTSMLSELIPLINKRRNEHD
- a CDS encoding alpha/beta fold hydrolase codes for the protein MVKSEAMKIAVTDGTMIEARVDRADFEAVGIVHIFHGMAEHMDRYVALVEKLNQQGYHVIRHNHRGHGCDVDGVRGHFDSIAQVVQDAFEIQSTLKAQFNLHLPLIIIGHSMGSIIARQFVQTFPQAVQGLVLSGTGYFPKWYYFVNLPLLKIITLVCGKKRRMKWLNHMTTGRFNKNFKPMRTTSDWLSSDKTEVDQFIQDPHTGFLVSNQLIFSVLQTMMRTSRVKNISQMNLELPILLISGKDDPFGGSGKGIRRFGKILKRGGIHHITVQLYKNKRHEVLFEKDKETVWRHMLDWMSRQIIKKQKVGERGVTK